The genomic stretch GTAATCACATGTTTTTTGTGAGCTTTAGGACTTTACAATGATCCCAAAGATATGAAGAATTGATTGTTGCATAAATAATGTCAGATCTAGTACCTCTTGGTACTACAGGGAGAATTTGCCTGAAGTCACCACCAAAAACAACAACCTTACCTCCAAAAATCTTATCTTGACCATGTGTTGATCCACTCATAATATCTTTCAATGACTTGTCAAGTGCCTCAAAACAATACTTGTTAGCCATAGGAGCCTCATCCCATATTATTAGATCCGTCACTTTGAGAAGCCCAGCAATATCATCTTTTTTGTTAATGTTGCAAATTGAAGAATCTAAAGTAGGGACTGGAATCTTAAACTGAGAATGAGCTGTTCTTCCACCTGGTAACAACAAACTTGAAATCCCACTTGATGCAACAGGCAAGACAATTTTTTTCTTAGACCTAAGTGCCGCTGATAAAGTGTTCCACATAAAAGTCTTTCCGGTCCCACCGTATCCATATAAAAAGAACACGCCGCCTCTTTGTTTCTCTACAGCTTCCATGATCTCTTCAAAAATGCTTCTTTGCTCATCTAAATGAAAATGAAGTAAAACATGATTTTAGTACATAAGAAATCGAGACTCGGTATTTATATGTAAACCATAATATAAGAGGCTATTTGTTATCCATTGTACCTGTTAGAGAACCGTATAACCCTGCAAATAGTTGTTGTTGAGCAATAGGATCATATTGACGCTCATCATAAATAAGCCTATTACCCGAGAAGGAAACAACATAATCTTTCGGATATGGCATTGGCTTATAGTCTTTCaatgttttgttgttattttgtaaTAGTGTTTCAATAGCCATCAAAGTCAGCTGTTGAAGTTCCTCGTCGGTAAGTGTCAATTCTAAGGATTGTTCCATGAGAAAATATTAGTTACATGATTATGGCATATAATATTCAAGTTAAAGTATGAATAATAAAGCTGCAGCAGGCTGTAATTAAGTTAACTTGATGGACATAATGCATGTGCAGGTCTCTGTTGTTATAAATCTTAACTACCAGCAACATGTTCATAGTTACAACCATTGAGAATGGCAATTGTGTCAAAGACAGGTTAAAACAATGCAGCAccgaaaatataaaataaattcagaaTTTACCTACAAATACTAATACATACCAGTATGAATATTATATGTCAGTGTTTTGAGATAACTTGATGGACATAATGCACTTGGAAGTATCTGTTGTTATAAAGAATAACTACCAGCAACATGTTTATTCTATAGATGCATTGAGAATGGCAATTGTTTCAAAGACAACAAGTAACAATGCATTGTTccatatataatataaattgagTTTTTACCTACAAATACTAATACATACAAGTATGAATATTATATGACAGTGTATAAATTTTTAGAACAAAAAACTATGTAGAGGGAAATTGGAAGTTTACACAGAAGTTATATTATAGTATAATGAAATCCAGCAAAGTTAGCATTGAGGGTAAAATAATATAGAGAATTAATACCTTGATTTCTTGCCACCAACCGTTGTTCATAAAGAATACCATCTGATAGATACTTCCAAGACTTTCTCCATACGTGTGCTGGCCGATTCATGGATGATGACAAAAGCATAGTAACAAATAACTTTCGTAAGAATAAACCTGAACCCCAAACATGTGCCTATTTGATTGCCTCAATAAATTCTCGATCATCTTGAAGGAAACCCATAGCAAAACATGCCTTTCTAAAAGTCTTATGTTGAACACCATCAACTTTCTTGATGTCATTGTAACATAATGGCCCTTTAACAACAGTTAACATCATTCTTAAATAAAACAATTCACCTGAGCATTGAGGCACCCAACAAAGACGACCAATGGTATACCCTCTTTTCCTTGGCTTCCAACTCCTACTCCGTTTATGATAAACAAATTTAGAAACAAAGTCACCGTAAGTTAAAAGCCTTGCCTCTTCAAAACTATTGTTTGCCTCAAACCAAGCTGTAAACATTGATTCGGTAACACTTGGTTTGAGGAGAACATCACCAACTTGCTCGTGATCTCTGTAGTAAACAGAGTGTTCTCCCTCCAAGTGAAAATACATTCTCTCTACCGCTGGTTTTCTGCCGTGTATGGAATATGCAAATATCCTCCGCTGGTTTTTTCCCCGAATTTGCATCGTTGGACTGGCCTTGTATAACAGCAGAAATTCTGTCTGAACCTTTGTTGATGTATTTGAAAAGGTACTTGATAGAAGTACTTTGATTGCACCATTCCATGTTGATGTGTGCTTCGTACTTTAACAACAAACTTGGGTTGTGCGGTACAACATGTCCACTATGAAAGATTATCCCATTTTTTTCAATTGTGTTTCCATTGTTTCTTCTCCTATAAACTGGATAGCCATCTTGGTCAACTATAGTGGTAGGTTGAAATTTTTTTGGGTAATACTTGGAGCACTTCCCATCTTTCATGCAAATGGACCTCTAATTTGCCAAGCCACAGGGACCATGAACCATATGAGACTTAACCAAATTGTACAGCCTGGGGTGTTGCAAGGGATCAGGAACTTCGGCACTAATGATCCTGTCAATGTCTTCTGGTCGTGGATACTTGTTAGACGGATGCAGAAATAGTAGTATATGTGCATGTGGCAACCCTCTCTTTTGAAACTCGATGGTGTACATATCTAGTGATCAAAAGGATACAAAAGTTAAAATGACATATTAATCCACATTAGTATTAAAAAGAAGTTTCAGTCAAGTGCTAACGGACAACTCACATGCGAGTACTTTGCCTAATACACCATTTTTTGTCAAATCAGCTAGCAACTgatcaaacttgattttgaaGATTCTTGAAACGACATCCGGACGATCTTGTGGTTTCAAATGCAGTGGTTGAAGAACTCTATGAATTTCCGGCCAATTAGGATTGCAAGTGAAAGTGATGAACAAATCTGGAAAACCAATCTTACTACAAATAGCCATGCCATCATAGTACAGTTGATCCATAAACCTACGACCGCCAACAAAGGACGAAGGCAAAACCACTCTTTTACCGATGCTTGAACCTGGAATTTGACTTTGTTCACCCTCGTCATTAAGAGAATTATACTTGACACCCTAAGTTTTGGTTGATTCTTGCGAATCCATTCTAATTTTTCAGATTCTAACATCGTGTAACCATCGACAAGAAATTGTTGGAATAACCTTCGTGAAGATAACAAAGTCCTAGGTTCAGCTAACCTTGTTTGAATGCGATATGATAGCCATTCCCTTATTGTCAGCCTATTTCGTAAGCTATTCTGATAGATTGGCAAGTCTCTATGGGCAATATTTGGTCTATAACCGTCCTCACCATAGGGAAAAATCAAAGGATATTGGAAGGCCATGTAACTTGCATGGAGCTCGTTGATCCGCTTAAGTCCGCCTCCTTGGTATTGCATAATTATATCCCTCATTTCTGCTGTGTCAATATCACCAACAACTAAGGCAGCAACTTCAGACACCGTCGGTTGGTTATACACTCTTCCATCCGTGGATCTGTCAGCTATGAGTCTCAACTTCAGGTTTTGAGTATCCGCTTCGTTGAACCATTGTTTTGCCATTTTAAAGCTCTTGGCATGAGTATTGTGTTCA from Vicia villosa cultivar HV-30 ecotype Madison, WI linkage group LG4, Vvil1.0, whole genome shotgun sequence encodes the following:
- the LOC131597333 gene encoding uncharacterized protein LOC131597333, translating into MQIRGKNQRRIFAYSIHGRKPAVERMYFHLEGEHSVYYRDHEQVGDVLLKPSVTESMFTAWFEANNSFEEARLLTYGDFVSKFVYHKRSRSWKPRKRGYTIGRLCWVPQCSGELFYLRMMLTVVKGPLCYNDIKKVDGVQHKTFRKACFAMGFLQDDREFIEILPSALCPSSYLKTLTYNIHTELTLTDEELQQLTLMAIETLLQNNNKTLKDYKPMPYPKDYVVSFSGNRLIYDERQYDPIAQQQLFAGLYGSLTDEQRSIFEEIMEAVEKQRGGVFFLYGYGGTGKTFMWNTLSAALRSKKKIVLPVASSGISSLLLPGGRTAHSQFKIPVPTLDSSICNINKKDDIAGLLKVTDLIIWDEAPMANKYCFEALDKSLKDIMSGSTHGQDKIFGGKVVVFGGDFRQILPVVPRATSTTEDIRAFSEWILQIGDGTMCEPNDGYADICIPEEFLIANFEDPIKAIVEDTYPDLIHNYLDSNYLQSRAILASTIEVVDDINQYITTLIPGEEKEYFSSDSIDKSDANNFDGYEHVTPEFLNALKTYGLPNHSIKLKVGATIMPMRNLDQSEGLCNGTRLTVTRLANHVIEAKIISGKNVGNIIYIPRMSLSPSQSPWPFKLVRRQFPIIVSFAMTINKSQGQSLDHVGLYLPKEVFSHGQLRTIQAYGAGFEVDMVLVLKLDTFTNI